From the genome of Parazoarcus communis, one region includes:
- a CDS encoding DUF2007 domain-containing protein — MDGATLAGMKIIYRASDIVEAHIVAGMLRANGIEAHVGGHYLQGGVGDLSPMGFATVMVDEQDVDAALTLVREYDEAEPADDA, encoded by the coding sequence TTGGACGGCGCTACACTTGCAGGCATGAAGATCATCTATCGCGCCAGCGACATCGTCGAGGCACACATCGTCGCCGGCATGCTTCGCGCCAACGGCATCGAGGCCCATGTGGGCGGACACTACCTGCAGGGCGGCGTCGGCGACCTGTCGCCCATGGGCTTCGCCACGGTCATGGTTGACGAGCAGGATGTCGACGCGGCACTGACGCTGGTACGCGAATACGACGAGGCCGAACCAGCAGACGACGCCTAG
- a CDS encoding TetR/AcrR family transcriptional regulator has translation MRAQTATTADDAGRLKGRIRRRQEGAMLKAAEKVFARAGFQGATMAEIADLAGVPKATLHYYFGSKEELYRAVLDNILTLWLAETESITADADPATALTAYVRAKMRLSARRPDASRVFANEIVHGATHIGEYLRTELRKTVEARAAVIDQWAAEGRILPVDATHLFFTIWAATQTYADFESQVCAVIGKPRLSASDHERACAHVLTVVLRTCGLPCAGDHLRQVAPPPANTTH, from the coding sequence ATGAGAGCGCAGACCGCGACGACTGCTGATGACGCGGGGCGGCTGAAAGGCCGCATCCGTCGGCGCCAGGAAGGCGCGATGCTGAAGGCCGCCGAAAAGGTCTTTGCGCGCGCCGGCTTCCAGGGCGCAACCATGGCCGAAATCGCCGATCTCGCAGGCGTGCCCAAGGCGACGCTGCACTACTACTTCGGCTCCAAGGAAGAACTCTACCGGGCAGTGCTCGACAACATTCTCACCCTGTGGCTCGCCGAAACCGAAAGCATCACCGCCGACGCCGATCCGGCGACCGCACTGACCGCCTACGTGCGCGCCAAGATGCGCCTGAGCGCGCGCCGCCCCGACGCCTCGCGCGTGTTCGCCAACGAGATCGTGCATGGCGCGACCCATATCGGCGAATACCTGCGCACCGAACTGCGCAAGACGGTGGAAGCGCGCGCGGCGGTCATCGACCAGTGGGCGGCCGAAGGGCGGATTCTGCCCGTGGATGCCACCCATCTGTTCTTCACCATCTGGGCTGCCACGCAGACCTATGCCGACTTCGAGAGCCAGGTCTGCGCCGTCATCGGCAAGCCCCGTCTGTCGGCGTCCGACCATGAACGCGCATGTGCGCATGTGCTGACCGTCGTGCTGCGCACCTGCGGTCTGCCCTGCGCAGGCGATCACCTCCGCCAGGTTGCACCACCTCCCGCAAACACAACCCACTGA
- a CDS encoding LysE/ArgO family amino acid transporter codes for MLIKGLVLGFSIAAPVGPIGLLCLRRGLEKGFWAAFSSGLGAATADACYGLLGAFGLAAVCAILLGHAVWLRLLGGVFLFWLAWQTWRSVPARQAAEAEGGGLWRGYLTTMLLTLSNPMTILSFAAIFAGLGLPQGDTVQGMVLVLGVFIGSALWWCLLAGLATTLARRMGGGGLRWINRVSALVLAAFGAYSFAGLLHLPA; via the coding sequence ATGTTGATCAAGGGATTGGTGCTCGGATTCTCCATCGCCGCACCGGTGGGGCCGATTGGTCTGTTGTGCCTGCGGCGCGGGCTGGAGAAGGGGTTCTGGGCCGCATTCAGCAGCGGGCTTGGCGCCGCTACGGCCGATGCGTGCTACGGACTGCTGGGCGCGTTCGGGCTCGCAGCCGTCTGCGCAATTCTGCTCGGACATGCGGTCTGGCTGCGCCTGCTCGGGGGGGTGTTCCTGTTCTGGCTTGCGTGGCAGACGTGGCGCAGCGTGCCGGCGCGGCAGGCTGCCGAGGCGGAGGGGGGCGGGTTGTGGCGTGGCTACCTGACGACGATGCTGCTGACCTTGTCGAACCCAATGACGATCCTGTCGTTTGCCGCCATCTTTGCCGGACTCGGGCTTCCACAAGGCGATACGGTGCAGGGAATGGTCCTGGTGCTTGGTGTATTCATCGGATCGGCGCTGTGGTGGTGCTTGCTGGCGGGACTGGCAACGACGCTTGCGCGCCGCATGGGCGGCGGTGGGTTGCGCTGGATCAATCGCGTGTCAGCACTGGTGCTCGCTGCCTTCGGCGCGTACTCGTTCGCTGGCTTGCTGCATCTGCCCGCGTGA
- a CDS encoding aspartate/glutamate racemase family protein: MKTIGLIGGMSWESTMPYYRIINETVRDRLGGLHSARIVLISVDFHEIERLQSNGQWDEAGDLMADAARSLELAGADFIVLCTNTMHKVAHAIQSAVAIPMLHIADPTAAAIKRAGFSRVGLLGTRFTMEQDFYRHRLEEQHGIEVLVPNDADRADVHRIIYDELCLGTVLPASRTLYRDIITRLVDRGAEAIILGCTEISLLIGASDVKTPLFDTTAIHACHAAELALGDD; encoded by the coding sequence GTGAAGACAATCGGACTGATCGGCGGCATGAGCTGGGAATCCACCATGCCCTATTACCGGATCATCAACGAAACGGTTCGCGACCGCCTCGGGGGGCTGCATTCGGCCAGAATCGTGCTCATTTCGGTCGACTTCCACGAGATCGAACGCCTGCAGAGCAACGGACAGTGGGATGAAGCCGGCGATCTGATGGCCGATGCGGCGCGCTCGCTGGAGCTCGCCGGCGCGGATTTCATCGTGCTGTGCACGAATACCATGCACAAGGTGGCGCATGCGATTCAGTCGGCCGTTGCGATTCCGATGCTGCATATCGCCGACCCGACCGCTGCGGCGATCAAGCGCGCGGGGTTTTCCAGGGTCGGGCTGCTGGGCACGCGCTTCACCATGGAACAGGATTTCTACCGGCACCGCCTCGAAGAGCAGCACGGCATCGAGGTTCTGGTGCCGAACGACGCCGACCGCGCCGACGTTCACCGCATCATCTACGACGAACTCTGCCTCGGCACGGTCCTGCCCGCTTCGCGCACCCTCTACCGCGACATCATCACACGCCTGGTCGACCGCGGTGCAGAAGCGATCATCCTGGGATGCACCGAGATCTCCCTGCTGATCGGCGCCTCCGATGTGAAGACTCCGCTGTTCGACACCACGGCGATCCACGCCTGTCATGCTGCGGAACTCGCCCTGGGCGACGACTGA
- a CDS encoding DUF302 domain-containing protein, translated as MKFSRLLFAFTLASTVTAASAADGLIALKSPHSAKETMNRLEEQVKAKGLNVFARIDHAAGAAKIGKTLRPTEVLIFGNPQGGTPFMECAQTVGIDLPLKALVWEDASAQVWLGYNDPAYLAKRSDVADCAVVPNLQKALAGLAGAATAP; from the coding sequence ATGAAGTTTTCCCGACTGCTTTTCGCTTTCACCCTCGCATCCACCGTCACTGCAGCAAGCGCTGCCGACGGCCTGATCGCGCTCAAGAGCCCGCACAGCGCCAAGGAGACCATGAACCGGCTTGAGGAGCAGGTGAAGGCCAAGGGACTGAACGTCTTTGCCCGGATCGATCACGCCGCTGGCGCGGCAAAGATCGGCAAGACGCTGCGCCCCACCGAGGTTCTGATCTTCGGTAATCCGCAAGGCGGCACGCCCTTCATGGAATGCGCACAGACCGTCGGCATCGACCTGCCGCTCAAGGCCCTGGTGTGGGAGGACGCTTCGGCCCAGGTCTGGCTCGGCTACAACGATCCGGCCTACCTTGCGAAGCGCAGCGATGTGGCCGACTGCGCAGTCGTCCCGAACCTGCAGAAAGCACTCGCCGGCCTTGCGGGCGCGGCGACAGCCCCCTGA
- a CDS encoding GNAT family N-acetyltransferase, with protein MNIRRFRAGDLPHVIALFSASVHGLAGVHYDARQRTAWAPAEPDQKLWQARLEGQQTLIAEDEGVLTGFISWAPNGHIDLLFTAPQHARKGIASALCTQVEAALSATGITTAFTEASLVARPFFERRGFVMTEAQDLDRNGVRFRRYAMQKTLTARLPPEMPPLPEA; from the coding sequence ATGAACATTCGACGATTTCGCGCTGGCGACCTGCCACACGTCATCGCGCTTTTCAGCGCATCCGTGCATGGCCTCGCCGGCGTCCACTACGACGCGCGCCAGCGCACAGCCTGGGCGCCTGCCGAGCCCGATCAGAAGCTGTGGCAAGCGCGCCTCGAGGGACAGCAGACGCTGATCGCCGAAGATGAGGGCGTGCTGACCGGCTTCATCTCCTGGGCACCAAACGGACATATCGACCTGCTGTTCACCGCCCCGCAGCATGCACGCAAGGGCATTGCCTCGGCACTGTGCACACAGGTGGAGGCTGCGCTGTCGGCCACCGGCATCACCACCGCCTTTACCGAGGCAAGCCTCGTCGCCCGCCCCTTTTTCGAGCGTCGGGGTTTCGTCATGACCGAGGCGCAGGACCTTGATCGCAACGGCGTGCGCTTCCGCCGTTACGCAATGCAGAAGACGCTCACCGCCCGCCTGCCACCGGAGATGCCACCACTGCCCGAAGCCTGA
- a CDS encoding VOC family protein, with protein MQPRISMITLGVRDIAASVEFYEKGLGFPRLESPPSVAFFKLNGTWLGLYGREALAEDAQVPADGSGFSGFALAHNVSSEKEVDGVIARAVKAGATLTKKPQKVFWGGYSGYFKDPDGHLWEVAHNPFMWVGPTDKPA; from the coding sequence ATGCAACCCAGAATCAGCATGATCACGCTCGGCGTGCGCGATATCGCGGCATCCGTCGAATTCTACGAAAAGGGCCTCGGCTTTCCCCGGCTGGAGTCCCCGCCCTCGGTTGCATTCTTCAAGCTGAACGGCACCTGGCTCGGCCTGTACGGACGCGAGGCGCTGGCCGAAGACGCGCAGGTGCCGGCCGACGGCAGCGGATTCAGTGGCTTTGCGCTGGCACACAATGTGAGCTCCGAGAAAGAAGTCGATGGGGTCATCGCCCGGGCCGTGAAGGCCGGAGCAACCCTGACCAAGAAGCCTCAGAAGGTGTTCTGGGGCGGATACAGCGGCTACTTCAAGGATCCGGACGGCCATCTGTGGGAAGTCGCGCACAATCCCTTCATGTGGGTCGGCCCCACGGACAAACCGGCATGA
- a CDS encoding SMR family transporter codes for MQKWLFLAVAIVSEVIATSALKSSDGFSRLWPSLLVVTGYASAFYFLSLTLKFIPVAVAYAIWSGAGVALIALISWLVFGESLDTPAIIGLLLIIAGVTVLNVFSRTVSH; via the coding sequence ATGCAGAAATGGCTATTCCTTGCTGTCGCCATTGTCAGCGAAGTCATCGCGACATCGGCACTGAAGTCCTCGGACGGGTTCTCCCGGCTGTGGCCCTCGCTTCTCGTGGTCACCGGTTATGCCTCGGCATTCTATTTTCTGTCGCTGACGCTGAAGTTCATTCCGGTCGCGGTCGCCTACGCGATCTGGTCGGGCGCAGGCGTTGCCCTGATCGCGCTTATTTCGTGGCTGGTCTTCGGCGAATCGCTCGACACCCCCGCAATCATCGGGCTGCTTCTGATCATTGCAGGCGTGACCGTTCTCAACGTGTTCTCCAGGACGGTCTCGCACTGA
- a CDS encoding Lrp/AsnC family transcriptional regulator encodes MSDHPRLDRLNRRLLAELQQNARLPLAELGRRVGLSSPAVAERIRRLEEQGVIRGYRAEVDPHSIGYPVTAFVELHIPPESYTRVEALLGTLPAIREAHHVTGRAAFMLKVVAQSLSELEALIATFAPYGSSETAVVLSTRLAPRALPIDGAN; translated from the coding sequence ATGTCCGATCACCCCAGGCTCGACCGCCTCAACCGCCGCCTGCTTGCCGAGCTGCAGCAGAACGCCCGCCTTCCGCTGGCCGAACTCGGGCGACGCGTCGGGCTCTCGTCGCCCGCGGTGGCCGAGCGCATCAGGCGCCTCGAGGAGCAGGGCGTGATCCGTGGCTATCGTGCGGAAGTGGACCCACACAGCATCGGCTACCCCGTCACCGCCTTCGTCGAGCTTCATATCCCGCCGGAGTCCTACACCCGTGTCGAGGCCCTGCTCGGCACCTTGCCCGCCATACGCGAAGCGCACCATGTCACCGGCCGTGCGGCCTTCATGCTCAAGGTGGTGGCGCAGTCGCTGTCCGAACTGGAAGCACTGATTGCGACTTTTGCACCTTACGGCAGCAGCGAAACGGCAGTGGTGCTATCCACCCGACTCGCTCCCAGGGCATTGCCGATTGATGGGGCAAACTAG
- the upp gene encoding uracil phosphoribosyltransferase, with protein MHPNVTEIDHPLMKHKLTILRNAETTTDNFRRVVREIAAMMAYEVTRDLATEMVPITTPVADCEAPVISGKKLCLIAIMRAGNGMIDGMVELLPGARVGHIGLYRDPETLEAVEYYYKVPSDIDERQVIVVDPMLATGNSASAALSRLKEDGVSSIKFVCLLAAPEGLETMAREHPDVPILTASIDSHLNEHGYIVPGLGDAGDRLFGTR; from the coding sequence ATGCACCCCAACGTCACCGAAATCGATCATCCGCTGATGAAACACAAGCTGACGATCCTGCGCAACGCCGAAACCACGACCGACAACTTCCGTCGTGTAGTGCGCGAGATCGCCGCCATGATGGCCTACGAGGTGACGCGAGACCTCGCCACCGAAATGGTCCCCATCACCACGCCGGTGGCGGATTGCGAAGCGCCCGTCATCAGCGGCAAGAAGCTGTGCCTGATCGCGATCATGCGTGCGGGCAACGGCATGATCGACGGCATGGTCGAGCTGCTGCCGGGCGCACGGGTCGGTCACATCGGTCTCTACCGCGACCCGGAAACGCTGGAAGCGGTGGAGTACTACTACAAGGTGCCGTCCGACATCGACGAGCGCCAGGTGATCGTCGTCGACCCGATGCTGGCGACCGGCAACTCCGCCAGCGCCGCACTGTCGCGGCTGAAGGAGGACGGTGTCAGCAGCATCAAGTTCGTGTGCCTGCTGGCCGCACCCGAAGGTCTGGAAACAATGGCACGCGAACATCCCGACGTGCCCATCCTGACCGCCTCGATCGACAGCCATCTGAACGAGCACGGCTACATCGTGCCCGGCCTCGGCGATGCGGGCGACCGCCTGTTCGGAACCCGATGA
- a CDS encoding GTP cyclohydrolase II, translating to MTSHIMLTSHPRTRSGLYHAVKWGAPSARDRGPFVASLSDPAQRNVIGTHSGAYSLYRALAVAAGNLQSTHRPDLSNTTPAAEIGPHPQWCDPKKIVSFDPWGHRVAEEFGHLLAAGIDIRPTIAVTKAHINMPELAAAIAAGRLKPDGDILAANGDVKVTKAAIDPVWYLPGIAERFGIGERELRRTLFEQTAGMFPELITRPDLKVFLPPIGGMTLYMFGDVEKLGQPETKVACRVHDECNGSDVFGSDICTCRPYLAHGIEICVEMAQQGGVGLVVYNRKEGRALGEVTKFLVYNARKRQKGGDRAETYFARTECVAGVQDMRFQELMPDVFHWLGISRIHRWASMSDMKRNALVSAGIDIVEQVAIPDELIPADARVEMDAKMAAGYFSPTGAPQADELTRAKGRGLNE from the coding sequence ATGACGTCTCACATTATGCTGACCTCGCATCCTCGCACCCGCTCGGGCCTTTACCACGCGGTCAAATGGGGCGCCCCCTCGGCCCGCGACCGCGGCCCCTTCGTCGCCAGCCTGAGTGATCCGGCCCAGCGTAACGTGATCGGCACGCACTCCGGGGCGTACTCACTGTACCGCGCACTCGCGGTGGCAGCAGGCAACCTGCAGAGCACGCACCGGCCTGACCTCTCCAACACCACGCCGGCCGCCGAGATCGGGCCGCATCCGCAATGGTGCGACCCGAAGAAGATCGTTTCCTTCGACCCGTGGGGCCACCGTGTCGCCGAAGAGTTCGGCCATCTGCTCGCCGCGGGCATCGACATCCGCCCGACCATCGCGGTCACCAAGGCGCACATCAACATGCCCGAACTTGCCGCAGCCATCGCGGCCGGGCGGCTCAAGCCCGACGGTGACATCCTCGCTGCCAATGGCGACGTCAAGGTCACCAAGGCCGCCATCGATCCGGTGTGGTATCTGCCCGGCATCGCCGAGCGCTTCGGCATCGGCGAGCGCGAGCTGCGCCGCACGCTGTTCGAGCAGACCGCAGGCATGTTCCCCGAACTCATCACCCGGCCCGACCTCAAGGTGTTCCTGCCCCCCATCGGCGGCATGACGCTGTACATGTTCGGCGACGTCGAAAAGCTGGGGCAGCCCGAAACAAAGGTGGCCTGCCGGGTGCACGACGAATGCAACGGCTCCGATGTGTTCGGTTCCGACATCTGCACCTGCCGCCCCTATCTCGCGCACGGTATCGAGATCTGCGTCGAGATGGCCCAGCAAGGCGGTGTCGGCCTCGTCGTGTACAACCGCAAGGAAGGCCGCGCGCTGGGCGAAGTCACCAAGTTTCTGGTGTACAACGCGCGCAAGCGCCAGAAAGGCGGCGACCGGGCCGAGACCTATTTCGCCCGCACCGAATGCGTGGCCGGCGTGCAGGACATGCGCTTCCAGGAGCTGATGCCCGACGTGTTCCACTGGCTCGGCATCAGCCGCATCCACCGCTGGGCGTCGATGAGCGACATGAAGCGCAACGCGCTGGTGTCCGCAGGCATCGACATCGTCGAGCAGGTTGCGATCCCCGACGAACTGATCCCGGCAGATGCACGGGTCGAGATGGACGCCAAGATGGCCGCAGGCTATTTCTCCCCGACCGGCGCACCGCAAGCCGATGAACTGACGCGCGCCAAGGGCCGGGGACTGAACGAATGA
- a CDS encoding URC4/urg3 family protein → MSVATPIHDGWYTPVAADHPAAPLLTASAVRKRCAAVMAAVERGRSPFFQWNADALPVAAAYVAEAIRRDYPDLDVPYHSRWRHFEVGGVDRWQGLCSTLPDADALELARVAIDLVIPSVLLDAGAGPDWRYHDAANGQTHARSEGLAVASVALFASGALSDDPAWPLRTDAKALSALSAAQLASVFQVDADNPLVGLDGRAGLLRRMGEVIAGTPAVFGTPARLGNLVDYLLAHADGGVIEAEFILTTLLKALGPVWPGRISLQGVSLGDCWHHPALEDELLPFHKLTQWLTYSLLEPLAAAGLEVRGIDRLTGLPEYRNGGLLLDLGVIRPLDPAFHTTPWRVDSPPIVEWRALTVIALDRLAVAVRAELGLDAADFPLPKVLQGGTWSAGRRIAAQLRPGGPPPLIIISDGTVF, encoded by the coding sequence ATGAGCGTTGCCACGCCTATCCATGACGGCTGGTACACCCCCGTCGCGGCCGACCATCCCGCAGCGCCCCTGCTGACGGCAAGCGCCGTTCGCAAACGCTGTGCAGCCGTCATGGCAGCCGTCGAACGCGGCCGGTCGCCCTTCTTCCAGTGGAACGCCGACGCCCTGCCGGTCGCCGCGGCCTACGTGGCCGAAGCCATCCGCCGCGACTACCCCGATCTCGATGTGCCCTATCACAGCCGCTGGCGTCACTTCGAGGTGGGTGGCGTCGACCGCTGGCAAGGGCTGTGCAGCACGCTGCCCGACGCCGACGCGCTGGAACTCGCGCGCGTCGCCATCGACCTGGTGATCCCCAGCGTGCTACTCGACGCCGGCGCCGGCCCGGACTGGCGCTATCACGACGCCGCCAATGGACAGACGCACGCACGCTCGGAAGGCCTGGCAGTTGCGAGCGTCGCACTGTTTGCGAGCGGTGCGCTCTCGGATGACCCCGCCTGGCCCCTGCGCACCGACGCGAAGGCACTCTCGGCCCTGAGCGCGGCGCAGCTTGCCTCGGTATTCCAGGTCGACGCGGACAACCCCCTGGTCGGACTCGACGGACGGGCGGGCCTGCTGCGCCGCATGGGCGAGGTGATCGCCGGAACGCCCGCAGTGTTCGGCACCCCGGCCAGACTCGGCAACCTCGTCGATTACCTGCTGGCGCATGCCGACGGTGGCGTAATCGAGGCGGAGTTCATCCTCACCACCCTGCTCAAGGCGCTCGGCCCGGTGTGGCCCGGGCGGATCAGCCTGCAGGGCGTATCGCTCGGCGACTGCTGGCACCATCCCGCGCTCGAGGACGAGCTGCTGCCCTTCCACAAGCTCACACAGTGGCTCACCTATTCGCTGCTCGAACCGCTCGCGGCCGCCGGCCTCGAAGTGCGCGGCATCGACAGGCTCACCGGCCTGCCCGAGTACCGCAACGGCGGCCTGCTGCTCGACCTCGGCGTCATCCGTCCGCTCGACCCCGCGTTCCACACCACGCCGTGGCGGGTGGACTCGCCGCCCATCGTCGAGTGGCGCGCGCTGACCGTCATCGCGCTCGACCGTCTGGCCGTAGCCGTGCGCGCCGAGCTCGGGCTCGACGCTGCAGATTTTCCGCTGCCCAAGGTCCTGCAGGGCGGCACCTGGTCGGCCGGCCGGCGGATTGCCGCGCAGTTGCGCCCCGGCGGCCCGCCTCCGCTGATCATCATCAGCGACGGCACCGTTTTCTAA
- a CDS encoding DUF1223 domain-containing protein: MRPCSQVLIGTAAVLALIGQPSAADHSRQDHATSNRAPQTCSAQSPATVSPLVELYTSEGCSSCPPADRWLSRLRDDPAVIALAFHVDYWDKLGWKDRFASPAYSLRQARQQAVNGARFSYTPQVVLNGQDYPRWHATPNPTSARTRTTASLALSLSHNGDEVTATILPSAGSPARLAAYWAVTEDGHFTAVRAGEIRGEGLRHDAVVREYVQVPEWDAQNGTARTLRFTPTQAESADHPRHINLVVIDAVTGKPLQALRLDC; the protein is encoded by the coding sequence ATGCGACCTTGCTCACAGGTGCTCATCGGCACGGCTGCGGTGCTCGCGCTGATTGGCCAGCCATCCGCCGCGGACCACTCACGGCAGGACCACGCCACCTCCAACCGCGCTCCGCAGACCTGCAGCGCTCAGAGTCCGGCAACGGTGTCGCCGCTGGTCGAGCTCTACACCTCGGAGGGCTGCAGTTCGTGCCCGCCAGCCGATCGCTGGCTGTCGCGCCTCAGGGACGATCCGGCCGTCATCGCGCTCGCCTTTCATGTGGACTACTGGGACAAGCTGGGCTGGAAGGACCGCTTCGCCAGCCCGGCCTACTCACTGCGCCAGGCACGGCAGCAAGCAGTAAACGGCGCACGCTTCAGCTATACGCCCCAGGTCGTGCTGAACGGACAGGATTACCCGCGCTGGCACGCCACGCCGAACCCGACTTCGGCAAGAACACGTACGACGGCCAGCCTTGCACTGAGCCTGTCGCACAACGGTGACGAGGTCACGGCCACCATCCTTCCGTCCGCTGGCTCACCCGCACGACTCGCCGCCTACTGGGCGGTCACCGAGGACGGGCATTTCACCGCCGTCCGGGCCGGAGAGATCCGTGGTGAAGGCCTCCGACACGATGCGGTAGTACGTGAGTATGTGCAGGTTCCCGAATGGGACGCGCAAAATGGCACTGCCCGGACGCTCAGGTTCACGCCGACGCAGGCCGAAAGCGCAGATCATCCGCGCCACATCAACCTGGTCGTCATCGACGCCGTCACCGGCAAGCCGCTGCAGGCACTCAGACTGGATTGCTGA